The sequence TCATGTCGCAACCGAGTCAAAGGCGATTTTTTTTAAGAATGGCGAGGCAGGCTTGTCCGGCCGTGCGGTCAACGATTGAAGTGACCGGGCCGGTCCAGGCGGTGGCTATTGCTGCCCGGCTTGTCGTCATTGGCCGATTGCAGCACTTCAGCCGCTTTTTTTCCGCGCTCACGCGCTTTCCTCCAGATGAGGAAAACGACCGCGAGGAAATAGCCGATCTGAATGAGGACCGCACAGATCGCCGTCTGGATCAGCGTGGATGTGAGAGAGCCATTGAGGA comes from Ensifer sp. PDNC004 and encodes:
- a CDS encoding exopolysaccharide production repressor protein; translated protein: MYAPRVFVSMIGALTVFAVVTYFLNGSLTSTLIQTAICAVLIQIGYFLAVVFLIWRKARERGKKAAEVLQSANDDKPGSNSHRLDRPGHFNR